One genomic region from Aliarcobacter cryaerophilus ATCC 43158 encodes:
- a CDS encoding lipocalin family protein, whose translation MKKVFSFCCVALLSMLFVSCSTKQETDLQTVKKVDLQKYLGDWYEIARYEHKFQKDCKNVKANYSLRDDKKIQVINSCTKMSTNEFKEAKAVAYNVDDTNSKLKVSFFRPFYGDYWILDLDKDYKYAIIGTPSKEYLWILSREKTISDEVLNKLLEKITNMGFDKSKLIYTIQE comes from the coding sequence ATGAAAAAAGTATTTAGTTTTTGTTGTGTAGCTTTATTGTCTATGCTTTTTGTATCTTGTAGTACGAAACAAGAGACAGATTTACAAACTGTAAAAAAAGTTGATTTACAAAAATATCTTGGAGATTGGTATGAGATTGCTAGATATGAGCATAAGTTTCAAAAAGATTGTAAAAATGTAAAAGCAAATTACTCTTTAAGAGATGATAAAAAAATCCAAGTTATAAATAGTTGTACAAAAATGAGTACAAATGAGTTTAAAGAAGCAAAGGCAGTTGCATATAATGTTGATGATACAAATAGTAAATTAAAAGTTAGTTTTTTTAGACCATTTTATGGAGATTATTGGATTTTAGATTTAGATAAAGATTATAAGTATGCAATTATTGGAACTCCATCTAAAGAGTACTTATGGATACTATCTAGAGAGAAAACTATTAGTGATGAGGTATTAAACAAATTGTTAGAAAAAATTACAAATATGGGATTTGATAAGTCAAAACTTATTTATACAATACAGGAGTAA
- the hemH gene encoding ferrochelatase, whose amino-acid sequence MKRAIVLMNMGGPNNLDEVKVFLKNMFNDKYIIGAPQPIRALIAKLIIYKRLNVAKENYRQLGGVSPIVGYTKRLVRRLQKVVDADVFYEMRYTSPFAKDVIEKVKDYDEIYAIPMYPHYSRTTTLSSVEDFISCAKSFKIENKIKTIDYYYDNIFYNKAIVDRIKETLKDDSAEEFELVFSAHGLTQRVIDKGDLYQKHILANVEFVKDELKRENINFKKIDVAYQSRVGPMKWLQPYMEDKIKELGEKVIIYPISFTVDNSETLGELVIEYGELAREHGIKDYRVAKALNSNYNFIVALKSMYEDLKLK is encoded by the coding sequence TTGAAAAGAGCAATAGTTTTAATGAATATGGGTGGACCAAATAACCTTGATGAAGTTAAAGTATTTTTAAAAAATATGTTTAATGATAAATATATTATAGGAGCTCCTCAACCTATTAGAGCTTTAATAGCAAAATTAATCATATATAAAAGATTAAATGTAGCAAAAGAGAATTATAGACAATTAGGTGGAGTTTCTCCAATAGTTGGATATACAAAAAGATTAGTTAGAAGATTACAAAAAGTTGTAGATGCAGATGTTTTTTATGAGATGAGATATACATCTCCTTTTGCAAAAGATGTTATTGAAAAAGTAAAAGATTATGATGAGATTTATGCAATACCTATGTATCCACATTATTCAAGAACTACAACTTTATCTTCTGTTGAAGATTTTATATCTTGTGCTAAGAGTTTTAAAATTGAGAATAAAATAAAAACTATTGATTATTACTATGATAATATATTTTATAACAAAGCAATAGTTGATAGAATTAAAGAGACTTTAAAAGATGATAGCGCAGAAGAGTTTGAATTAGTTTTTTCAGCTCATGGATTGACTCAAAGAGTTATAGATAAAGGCGATTTATATCAAAAACATATTTTGGCAAATGTTGAATTTGTAAAAGATGAGTTAAAAAGAGAAAATATAAATTTCAAAAAAATAGATGTTGCTTATCAGTCAAGAGTAGGTCCTATGAAATGGTTACAACCATATATGGAAGATAAGATTAAAGAGTTAGGTGAAAAGGTTATTATTTATCCTATATCTTTTACAGTTGATAATTCAGAAACTTTAGGAGAATTAGTGATAGAATATGGAGAATTAGCAAGAGAGCATGGTATAAAAGATTATAGGGTTGCAAAAGCTTTAAATAGTAATTATAATTTTATAGTAGCTTTGAAATCTATGTATGAAGATTTAAAATTAAAATAA
- a CDS encoding EAL domain-containing protein, protein MPTSSCIKCQTLPILKDSESNLIFGFEVIELSKKFRDFLDDSNINYLKEDSLTVIVKTYSLIDFLSNILSKNIFKKHEREAIYILSLNENEKLDYSQIKNVKSLEKYKNQISAQELSSLLSKGGLTAHFQPILDVKTNEIYGYETLARGVNEDGTLVYPDKLFTWAKDGDMLFYLDRACRESSLKTAAIKNIRAKVFINFIPTAIYDPNHCLQSTVKWANSLEFDPKNIIFEVVESENIEDIEHLKNILNFYKSKGFMVALDDVGSGYSSLNMIVQLLPDIVKVDREIIKDIDKNKSNQSVFAAIVNIAKENNIVVLAEGIETKEEYLYLKDNGASLAQGYYFAKPSSEPIRKLKF, encoded by the coding sequence ATGCCTACATCATCTTGTATAAAGTGTCAAACTTTACCAATATTAAAAGATAGTGAGTCAAATCTAATTTTTGGTTTTGAGGTTATCGAGTTATCTAAAAAATTTAGAGATTTTTTAGATGATAGCAATATTAATTATTTAAAAGAAGATAGCTTAACTGTAATTGTTAAAACTTATTCTTTGATTGATTTTTTAAGTAATATTCTTTCAAAAAATATATTTAAAAAACATGAAAGAGAAGCTATTTATATTCTTAGTTTAAATGAAAATGAAAAACTTGATTACTCACAAATTAAAAATGTAAAGAGTTTAGAAAAATATAAAAATCAAATTTCAGCTCAAGAGCTTTCATCTTTACTTTCAAAAGGTGGATTAACAGCACATTTTCAACCAATTTTAGATGTAAAAACTAATGAAATTTATGGTTATGAAACTCTTGCAAGAGGTGTTAATGAAGATGGAACTTTAGTCTATCCAGATAAGCTTTTTACTTGGGCAAAAGATGGAGATATGCTTTTTTACTTAGATAGAGCTTGTAGAGAGAGTTCTTTAAAAACTGCTGCTATTAAAAATATTAGAGCAAAAGTTTTTATAAATTTCATTCCAACGGCAATATATGACCCAAATCACTGTTTACAATCTACTGTAAAATGGGCAAACTCTTTAGAGTTTGATCCAAAAAATATTATATTTGAAGTTGTTGAAAGTGAAAATATAGAAGATATTGAACATCTAAAAAATATTTTAAATTTTTATAAATCAAAAGGTTTTATGGTAGCTTTGGATGATGTTGGAAGTGGTTATTCATCTTTAAATATGATTGTACAACTTCTACCTGATATTGTAAAAGTGGATAGAGAAATAATAAAAGATATTGATAAAAACAAATCAAATCAATCTGTTTTTGCAGCAATTGTAAATATTGCAAAAGAGAATAATATTGTTGTTTTAGCAGAAGGAATTGAGACAAAAGAGGAGTATTTATACTTAAAAGATAACGGTGCTTCATTGGCTCAAGGTTACTACTTTGCAAAGCCATCTTCGGAGCCAATTAGAAAACTTAAATTTTAA
- a CDS encoding putative DNA modification/repair radical SAM protein produces the protein MKNDIYEKMEILSNSAKYDVSCSSSGVETSYKKGELGATHTSGICHTFTPDGRCVSLLKVLLTNICIYDCAYCINRVSNDIPRAVFSPRELADITINFYKRNYIEGLFLSSGIVKNEDHTMTLILKALKILRYEYKFNGYIHIKLIPGCSMELVEQIVKLANRVSSNIELPSDKSLKLLAPNKTKEKVLQPLKFARDLSLAKEQKPIGMSTQLIVGATPESDRDILKLSSALYDKALLKRVYYSAYIPVNNDKNLPSVVTKPPLLREHRLYQADWLLRFYDFSWDEIVTDEFPNLDEELDPKTFWALNNLKYFPMEINTASKEELLRIPGIGARGVMKILSARRFKKLSFDDLKKLKISIKKAKYFITCNKDFQRQVPFYKESLKIALTKPEPKKLVQPSLFDYSSITGEI, from the coding sequence ATGAAAAATGATATTTATGAAAAAATGGAAATTCTTAGCAATAGTGCAAAATATGATGTATCTTGCAGTTCAAGTGGAGTTGAAACTTCATACAAAAAAGGAGAGTTAGGAGCTACTCACACAAGTGGAATTTGCCATACTTTTACACCTGATGGAAGATGTGTATCGCTTTTGAAAGTATTACTTACAAATATTTGTATTTATGATTGTGCATATTGTATAAATCGTGTTTCAAATGATATTCCAAGAGCTGTTTTTTCTCCAAGAGAACTAGCAGACATCACAATCAATTTTTACAAAAGAAACTATATAGAAGGTCTATTTTTAAGCTCTGGAATCGTAAAAAACGAAGACCATACTATGACTTTGATTTTAAAAGCTTTGAAAATTTTGCGATATGAGTATAAATTTAATGGTTACATTCACATAAAATTAATTCCAGGTTGCTCTATGGAGTTGGTTGAGCAGATTGTAAAACTAGCAAATAGAGTAAGTTCAAATATAGAGCTTCCAAGTGATAAATCTTTAAAACTTTTAGCTCCTAATAAAACAAAAGAGAAAGTTTTACAACCACTAAAATTTGCACGAGATTTAAGTTTGGCAAAGGAGCAAAAACCAATAGGAATGAGCACTCAACTAATAGTTGGAGCAACACCTGAAAGTGATAGAGATATACTTAAACTTAGCTCTGCACTTTATGATAAAGCTTTATTAAAAAGAGTTTATTATAGTGCTTATATACCTGTAAACAATGACAAAAATCTTCCTTCAGTTGTTACAAAACCACCACTTTTAAGAGAGCATAGACTTTATCAAGCAGATTGGTTACTTAGATTTTATGATTTTTCATGGGATGAGATAGTTACAGATGAGTTTCCAAATTTAGATGAGGAGCTAGACCCAAAAACATTTTGGGCATTAAATAACCTAAAATATTTTCCAATGGAGATAAACACAGCTTCAAAAGAGGAGCTTCTTAGAATCCCAGGAATTGGAGCAAGAGGAGTTATGAAGATTTTAAGTGCTAGAAGATTTAAGAAATTAAGCTTTGATGATCTGAAAAAACTAAAAATATCAATCAAAAAAGCAAAATATTTTATCACTTGCAATAAAGATTTCCAAAGGCAAGTTCCATTTTACAAAGAGAGTCTAAAAATTGCACTTACAAAACCAGAACCAAAAAAATTAGTTCAACCATCACTTTTTGATTATAGCTCAATTACAGGTGAAATATGA
- a CDS encoding LytR/AlgR family response regulator transcription factor, producing MKVIIVDDESLALARLKRVLNDNNIFDIVEFSDPLEAIKEISKTKFDAAFLDISMPNFSGLQLAELILNIEPKTFIVFQTAYEEYALDAFKKGGMGYLLKPIEDIELKKILQKISLYKEEKSITSKKILGKVSDKIYLVEIDEIFYIKADLDEIIIRTKDNFVYAKKKIGDLEEILKDKSFFRVHRSYIVNVDMIKSIKSVEQSKLEIYFSGVDEFIVSSKDGAKEFREYLDKKSI from the coding sequence TTGAAAGTAATAATAGTAGATGATGAGAGTTTGGCATTAGCCAGATTAAAAAGAGTTTTAAATGATAACAATATTTTTGATATAGTTGAATTTAGTGATCCTCTTGAAGCAATTAAAGAGATTTCAAAAACAAAATTTGATGCTGCTTTTTTAGATATCTCTATGCCTAATTTTAGTGGTTTACAGCTTGCTGAACTAATACTTAACATTGAGCCAAAAACTTTTATTGTATTTCAGACAGCTTATGAAGAGTATGCTTTAGATGCTTTTAAAAAAGGTGGAATGGGGTATTTATTAAAACCAATTGAAGATATTGAGCTAAAAAAAATATTACAAAAAATATCTTTGTATAAAGAGGAAAAAAGTATTACTTCAAAAAAGATTTTAGGAAAGGTTTCTGATAAAATCTATTTAGTTGAGATAGATGAGATTTTTTATATAAAAGCTGATTTAGATGAGATAATTATACGAACAAAAGATAATTTTGTTTATGCAAAAAAGAAAATTGGAGATTTAGAAGAGATATTAAAAGATAAAAGTTTTTTTAGAGTTCATCGCTCATATATTGTAAATGTTGATATGATAAAATCTATAAAAAGTGTAGAGCAATCAAAACTAGAGATATATTTTAGTGGGGTTGATGAGTTTATTGTTAGCTCAAAAGATGGTGCAAAAGAGTTTAGAGAGTATTTGGATAAAAAAAGTATATAA
- a CDS encoding sensor histidine kinase — translation MIKDELKISSKDWLNILIIGILFGFFQSLIFYFLNKDLQTISTIVFSISTAFFIAIFAMVLISSSNRFILPKIDKKYWSIFSLFFSFLSGFFGFLSAFFIYLNTNFEVIALISSFWISIAVVVGFLTLLIALILHQFVFLKNKNSQIAKEIIESKLKSLENELNPHFLFNALNSVSQLIYIDKKKAEDAVLQLSKFLRNAINKESLVTLENEILMVKTYVGIENIRFDNKVILHIDDYKDLKLVKIPKFSIQLLVENGIKHGYLGKELNIYIKFDKNYIKVSNDGKKSSNIKFKTGLSNLENRLKILNIGELEYVEDERNMAFSIILKDKN, via the coding sequence ATGATAAAAGATGAACTTAAAATATCATCAAAAGATTGGTTAAATATTTTAATAATTGGAATACTATTTGGTTTTTTCCAATCTTTAATTTTCTATTTTTTAAATAAAGACTTACAAACAATTTCTACAATTGTTTTTAGTATTAGTACAGCTTTTTTTATAGCTATTTTTGCAATGGTTTTAATAAGCTCTTCAAATAGATTTATACTTCCTAAAATAGATAAAAAATATTGGTCTATTTTTAGTCTATTTTTCTCATTTTTGTCTGGTTTTTTTGGATTTTTATCAGCTTTTTTTATATATTTAAATACAAATTTTGAAGTTATAGCTTTGATAAGTTCTTTTTGGATTAGTATTGCTGTTGTCGTTGGGTTTTTAACACTTCTAATAGCTTTGATTTTACATCAATTTGTATTTTTAAAAAATAAAAATAGTCAAATTGCAAAAGAGATAATAGAGTCAAAACTAAAATCTCTTGAAAATGAGCTAAATCCTCACTTTTTATTTAATGCCTTAAACTCAGTATCTCAACTAATTTATATTGATAAGAAAAAAGCAGAAGATGCGGTTTTGCAACTATCAAAATTTTTAAGAAATGCAATAAATAAAGAGAGTTTAGTTACACTTGAAAATGAGATTTTAATGGTTAAAACTTATGTTGGAATTGAAAATATTAGATTTGATAATAAAGTAATTTTACATATTGATGATTACAAAGATTTAAAACTGGTAAAAATACCAAAATTTTCAATTCAACTTTTAGTTGAAAATGGTATAAAACATGGTTATTTAGGAAAAGAGTTAAATATTTATATAAAATTTGATAAAAACTATATAAAAGTTTCAAATGATGGTAAAAAAAGTTCAAATATCAAGTTTAAAACTGGTTTATCAAATTTAGAAAATAGATTAAAAATATTAAATATAGGAGAGCTTGAGTATGTTGAAGATGAGCGGAATATGGCTTTTTCTATTATTTTAAAGGATAAAAATTGA
- a CDS encoding ABC1 kinase family protein — protein sequence MSKADFEDVFKESFKEECFKKFENEPIASASIGQVHIAHLQDDTKVAVKLRRKNIEKQVRVDIKILNFFNKLFRPLFSYYTKNSIDAVINEFSSMIKDETNLSIELENLKKFSSIYENSEVLFPQPYEEFCSNSAIVMSFMDGFRFDDKKSLEKYDIDFKQIISKLVNFYTEQMLINGYFHADPHPGNLLVNTNGDLILLDFGMVKNIPNDSRVAIIELIDGANRGDFETFVRANKKLGTISYEAPESLMVEFSQKMFDIFSNDNLSSESMQKLAFEVLESTRDLPFKLPSDAVYILRVSAIIEGLGTTYIENFNGVKDILPILKDNLPKALGIKTTISQIVLDELESFPKFIKNLKQMVEKSSKGELEVQVNKEQLEFIKKDLKEYFGSHLKSLSFILFGIFLIFYDENLKNIALILVSFGFLRVWFIK from the coding sequence ATGTCTAAAGCTGATTTTGAAGATGTTTTTAAAGAGTCTTTTAAAGAAGAGTGTTTTAAAAAGTTTGAAAATGAACCAATTGCAAGTGCTTCAATTGGTCAAGTTCATATTGCCCATTTGCAAGATGATACAAAAGTTGCTGTAAAATTAAGAAGAAAAAATATTGAAAAACAAGTAAGAGTTGATATAAAAATATTAAACTTCTTTAACAAACTTTTTAGACCACTTTTTTCATATTACACAAAAAACTCAATAGATGCCGTGATAAATGAGTTTTCAAGTATGATAAAAGATGAGACAAATCTATCAATAGAGCTTGAAAATTTAAAAAAGTTTTCTAGTATTTATGAAAATAGTGAAGTTTTGTTTCCACAACCTTATGAAGAGTTTTGCTCAAATAGTGCCATAGTTATGAGTTTTATGGATGGATTTAGATTTGATGATAAAAAATCTTTAGAAAAATATGATATTGATTTTAAACAAATTATCTCAAAACTTGTAAACTTCTATACAGAGCAGATGCTAATAAATGGATATTTTCATGCCGATCCACACCCTGGAAACTTGCTTGTAAATACAAATGGAGATTTGATTTTACTTGATTTTGGAATGGTAAAAAATATACCAAACGACTCAAGAGTTGCTATAATTGAGCTAATTGATGGTGCAAATAGAGGTGATTTTGAAACTTTTGTAAGAGCAAACAAAAAACTTGGAACTATTAGTTATGAGGCACCAGAATCTTTGATGGTAGAGTTTAGTCAAAAGATGTTTGATATTTTCTCAAATGATAATTTATCTAGTGAATCTATGCAAAAATTAGCATTTGAAGTTTTAGAAAGTACAAGAGATTTGCCATTTAAACTTCCAAGTGATGCTGTTTATATTTTAAGAGTTAGTGCAATAATAGAGGGTTTAGGAACAACTTATATAGAAAATTTTAATGGTGTAAAAGATATTTTGCCAATTTTAAAAGATAATCTTCCAAAAGCTTTGGGTATAAAAACTACAATTTCTCAAATTGTTTTAGATGAGTTAGAGTCATTTCCAAAATTTATAAAAAATTTAAAACAGATGGTTGAAAAAAGTTCAAAAGGTGAGCTTGAAGTACAAGTAAACAAAGAGCAACTAGAGTTTATAAAAAAAGATTTAAAAGAGTATTTTGGCTCACACTTAAAATCTCTATCATTTATTCTATTTGGAATATTTTTGATTTTTTATGATGAAAATCTAAAAAATATCGCTTTGATTTTAGTATCTTTTGGGTTTTTAAGAGTTTGGTTTATTAAATAG
- a CDS encoding TIGR03915 family putative DNA repair protein produces the protein MILVYDGTFEGFLSLVYEVYYKKLKPIKIYKTLPNEILFEEILEIITLKDSAIKVLNAIKTKFPKEILEKILNIFMCDSKEFEMALLEYIIIGFKESKQLYNINNSCVFYINSLEKELFKNVHKMTGFIRFEELEDNTLYAKIESKFNLVYFLGKHFLKRFNNQNFIIHDLNRKLAFVKIQNDFSVQEVAFFDEPNYSKSEEKFQKLWKSFFSKVTIKERINPKLQKQMVPLLYRTYMSEFKN, from the coding sequence ATGATTTTAGTTTATGATGGAACTTTTGAGGGATTTTTATCTTTGGTTTATGAGGTTTATTATAAAAAATTAAAACCTATAAAAATATATAAAACTCTTCCAAATGAGATTTTATTTGAAGAGATTTTAGAAATAATTACTTTAAAAGATAGTGCAATAAAAGTTTTAAACGCTATAAAAACAAAATTTCCAAAAGAGATTTTAGAGAAAATTTTAAATATTTTTATGTGTGATTCAAAGGAGTTTGAAATGGCTCTTTTAGAGTATATTATCATTGGTTTTAAAGAATCAAAACAACTATACAATATAAATAACTCTTGTGTGTTTTATATAAACTCTCTTGAAAAAGAGTTATTTAAAAATGTGCATAAAATGACAGGTTTTATAAGGTTTGAAGAGTTAGAAGATAATACTTTGTATGCAAAAATTGAATCAAAATTCAATTTAGTATATTTTTTGGGAAAACACTTCTTAAAAAGATTTAATAATCAAAATTTCATAATCCACGACCTAAATAGAAAACTTGCATTTGTAAAAATCCAAAATGATTTTTCAGTTCAAGAGGTTGCTTTTTTTGATGAACCAAATTACTCAAAAAGTGAAGAAAAATTTCAAAAGCTTTGGAAGAGCTTTTTTAGTAAAGTTACTATAAAGGAAAGAATAAATCCAAAACTTCAAAAACAAATGGTACCGCTTTTATATAGAACTTATATGAGTGAGTTTAAAAATTAA
- a CDS encoding TIGR03643 family protein produces MYFQKDSAREFNINKKKGLKKTNLIFTESDKNRLVEMAWQDRVSFDIIKELYGFTENEVKNMMRELLKRSSFKMWRKRVQGRATKHKLKVSYKTTRFQ; encoded by the coding sequence ATGTATTTTCAAAAAGATAGTGCTAGAGAGTTTAATATAAATAAAAAGAAGGGTCTTAAAAAAACTAATTTGATTTTTACTGAAAGTGACAAAAATAGATTAGTTGAAATGGCATGGCAAGATAGAGTCTCTTTTGATATTATAAAAGAGCTTTATGGTTTTACTGAAAATGAAGTTAAAAATATGATGAGAGAACTTTTAAAAAGAAGTAGTTTTAAGATGTGGAGAAAAAGAGTTCAAGGAAGAGCTACAAAACATAAATTAAAAGTAAGTTATAAAACGACAAGATTTCAGTAA
- a CDS encoding cryptochrome/photolyase family protein: MKIFILYPNQLFKNISKFLDKKVLLIEEPLFFTQYDFHIQKLVLHRASMKFYENYLKQKNILVEYFENESYLELYKNEEIFVYELFDNYLEKKVYKNFFNITTIKNPNFINPKDKNKFLHKFYINRRKELNIFMQNGKPLFDKYSFDEDNRRKLPKDIKIPPTLAFENEFVKEALIYCKKFKSVGICENFYYPTTFEEASLQLNYFLKEKFENFGFYQDAITKDTNQSFLFHSNISSSLNIGLIDLNELIIKIVNFEAPYNAKEGFIRQIIAWREFMLRVYEDDGVILRNSNFFKFSNPMPKKILEAKSGIQILDDTIKKLELTAYNHHIERLMILGNIFLLLEIKPNEVYEFFMKNYIDAYDWVMVGNVYGMSCFSDGGSITTKPYISSSNYLLKMSDYSKNESWCEILDALYWRFLYKYSFKFDKNPRMKMQIALLNKMPKEKLENHLLVAKKFIDEIFIAN; this comes from the coding sequence ATGAAAATATTTATACTTTACCCAAATCAACTATTTAAAAATATATCAAAATTTTTAGATAAAAAAGTGCTTTTGATAGAAGAACCACTATTCTTTACTCAATATGATTTCCATATTCAAAAGCTTGTTTTACATAGAGCATCTATGAAGTTTTATGAAAACTATTTAAAACAAAAAAATATCCTAGTAGAGTATTTTGAAAATGAGAGTTATCTTGAACTTTATAAAAACGAAGAGATTTTTGTATATGAACTTTTTGATAACTATTTAGAAAAAAAAGTTTATAAAAACTTTTTTAATATTACTACAATTAAAAATCCAAACTTTATAAATCCAAAAGACAAAAACAAGTTTTTACATAAATTTTATATAAATAGAAGAAAAGAGTTAAATATCTTTATGCAAAATGGTAAACCACTTTTCGATAAATATAGCTTTGATGAGGATAATAGAAGAAAACTTCCAAAAGATATTAAAATTCCCCCTACTTTAGCTTTTGAAAATGAGTTTGTAAAAGAGGCTTTGATTTACTGCAAAAAATTTAAGAGTGTTGGAATTTGTGAAAACTTTTATTATCCTACAACTTTTGAAGAAGCCTCTTTGCAACTAAACTACTTTTTAAAAGAGAAATTTGAGAATTTTGGCTTTTATCAAGATGCAATTACAAAAGATACAAATCAATCTTTTTTATTTCACTCAAATATCTCTAGTAGTTTGAATATTGGTTTGATTGATTTAAATGAACTTATAATTAAAATTGTAAATTTTGAAGCACCTTACAATGCAAAAGAAGGTTTTATAAGACAAATTATTGCTTGGCGTGAGTTTATGCTAAGAGTTTATGAAGATGATGGAGTAATTTTACGAAATTCAAACTTTTTTAAGTTTTCAAATCCTATGCCAAAAAAAATACTTGAAGCTAAAAGTGGAATACAAATCCTTGATGATACAATCAAAAAACTTGAACTCACAGCTTATAATCACCATATAGAAAGACTTATGATTTTAGGAAATATTTTTTTACTACTTGAAATTAAACCAAATGAGGTTTACGAGTTTTTTATGAAAAACTACATTGATGCTTATGATTGGGTGATGGTTGGAAATGTTTATGGAATGAGTTGTTTTAGTGATGGTGGAAGTATAACTACAAAACCATATATATCAAGTTCAAACTATTTATTAAAAATGAGTGATTATAGTAAAAATGAGAGTTGGTGTGAAATTTTAGATGCACTTTACTGGAGATTTTTATATAAATACTCTTTTAAGTTTGATAAAAATCCACGAATGAAGATGCAAATAGCACTTTTAAATAAAATGCCAAAAGAGAAGTTAGAAAATCATCTTTTAGTTGCGAAAAAGTTTATAGATGAAATTTTTATTGCAAATTGA
- a CDS encoding phytoene desaturase family protein: MKKIDLAVIGSGIGGSLISILNKDKQLVLFEKDKNLGGTASTFKRFGNYFNSGATTFVGYEDNHIIKDIFDIVNFTPDLIQSSYAYRTIINGKVIDRKRDFEEFMDSLNSVFYHKNNRYFWQTLKDIDERFWRLKDIYFAKYSLNSYLKTLKTIEILFKEYKFLMFKSAKSFIKEVLGDISKEYQDFIDAQLQITLQSNSKDIPLLSFAIALSYPFHKIFYANGGMGKLFDDMLKDIDVKKNEEIKYIKKEKDFYRLISSKDEYLASKVVLNVPVFECSDIFLDEEIKRYYKKFEFYDQSAFVIYLKIDSQKEFLNHYQIILKDNIPNSLSNSFFVSFSHKDDEKLSKNGYSVTISSHTKALFWNNLSKEDYEKQKDTTTKFIIDELLKNISDIKKEDIKLEFSATSKTFKRYINRFNCGATPLNLKNIFKIPSSTTPFKNLYNIGDSVFAGQGWPGVAIGVKVLNQNLI, translated from the coding sequence ATGAAAAAAATCGATTTAGCTGTTATTGGAAGTGGAATAGGTGGAAGTTTAATATCTATTTTAAATAAAGATAAACAGTTAGTCTTATTTGAAAAAGATAAAAATTTAGGTGGGACAGCATCTACATTTAAAAGATTTGGAAACTATTTTAACAGTGGAGCTACAACTTTTGTAGGCTATGAAGATAATCATATAATAAAAGATATATTTGATATTGTAAATTTTACCCCTGATTTAATACAAAGTTCATATGCATACAGAACTATTATAAATGGAAAAGTAATTGATAGAAAAAGAGATTTTGAAGAGTTTATGGATAGTTTAAATAGTGTTTTTTATCATAAAAATAATAGATATTTTTGGCAAACTTTAAAAGATATTGATGAGAGATTTTGGAGATTAAAAGATATATATTTTGCAAAATATAGTTTAAATTCATATTTAAAAACTTTAAAAACTATTGAAATATTGTTTAAAGAGTATAAATTTTTAATGTTTAAAAGTGCAAAAAGTTTTATAAAAGAGGTTTTAGGCGATATTTCAAAAGAGTATCAAGATTTTATAGATGCTCAACTTCAAATTACACTTCAATCAAATTCAAAAGATATTCCGCTTCTATCTTTTGCTATTGCTTTATCATACCCTTTTCATAAGATTTTTTATGCAAATGGTGGAATGGGGAAACTATTTGATGATATGTTAAAAGATATAGATGTAAAAAAAAATGAAGAGATAAAATATATAAAAAAAGAGAAAGATTTTTATAGGCTAATATCATCAAAAGATGAGTATTTAGCTTCAAAAGTTGTTTTAAATGTTCCTGTTTTTGAGTGTAGTGATATTTTTTTAGATGAAGAGATTAAGAGATATTATAAGAAATTTGAGTTTTATGATCAAAGTGCTTTTGTGATTTATCTAAAAATCGATTCACAAAAAGAGTTTTTAAATCACTATCAAATTATTTTAAAAGATAATATTCCAAATTCTTTATCGAATAGTTTTTTTGTATCTTTTAGCCATAAAGATGATGAAAAATTATCAAAAAATGGTTATTCTGTTACAATTTCATCTCATACAAAGGCTCTTTTTTGGAATAATCTTTCAAAAGAGGATTATGAAAAACAAAAAGATACTACAACAAAATTTATAATTGATGAGTTATTAAAAAATATCTCAGATATTAAAAAAGAGGATATTAAACTAGAGTTTAGTGCAACTAGTAAAACTTTTAAAAGATATATAAATAGATTTAATTGTGGAGCAACACCTTTAAATCTTAAAAATATTTTTAAAATTCCAAGTTCAACTACACCTTTTAAGAATTTATATAATATTGGGGATTCTGTTTTTGCAGGACAAGGATGGCCAGGAGTTGCCATAGGAGTTAAAGTTTTAAACCAAAACTTAATTTAG